The segment ATCAATGACAACCATATTATTGGCAGTGTCTGGTCCATTATTGGTGGTTACAATAGTAAAAATTACTGTCTCACCTACATTAGGTCGATTGATGTTAGCAGTTTTGGTGATGGTGGCAGCTGCATATTGCTTCACCTCTAGATCGGCGGATGCGGTGTCAAATCCTTCATCATCAATAGGTTCCTGTTCTGTTGTGCTGACAGTGCTGGTTATAATGGTGTTACTTGCATTAACTGTTGCTCCAAAAACACACAAGCACACATCACCCATATCCAAAGGTCCTGCGTAAGTTGGATACATGTTAAATGATCCTTGAGCTAAGTATGATTCTTGATTCCAGTTGATTCCGTCAAAAGTATGCCAAACATCACCGGTACCAATCAATTCGCTGGGCCAGTCTTCACGTAATACCAGATATGTGACAGGGTTAGGGCCCATGTTGGTCGCTTTAAACACTACGATTACATGGTCAAGATAGTTTACTGGGCCTGTGATGGGTACAATGTTGTGGTTGTTGTTTATGAATTCATCATAATCAGCGTAGAAAGTATCCAGATCAACATGAGCAGCCAGGATTGATATGCTGGCAGTGACGTTTTGGTCATCAAGGGTTCCATTAACATCCTGAACACCAACATTGGATGCAGTGAATAGTATGGATGCTAATCCTCCAAGAATATTTACTGTAAATGGTGCTGTTAAAGTTCCGAATGGTCCTTTAGTTAAACTGAAAGTAACTGGAATACCATCAGGAATATGGCCCAGAGATGGGTCAAATTCAGTATAGGTAGTTCCATCAGAGCTGTAGTTGTTGAAACTAACTGTAATTAAACTGGTCTGAGTGTTATTGATAATGGTTGGTGTGGCATTAATAGTCATGTAGAGCCATGGATCAGACCACACTGAAGCACCAGGATCAGCAAGTATGAGTTTAGGGATAGTTGATGGATCGGTATTGGAACCCCACCAGTTTAGTGTAGCATTCACAGAACTAGACTGACAGTAAATAGCATTACCACCCGCAGTTGCGGTATTATTGTAGAACCTGTTGTAATGAGCTGAAAGTGTATTATCCTGACTTGCGATAGCTCCGCCACGATCAGTTGCACTGTTATCTGTAAAAGTACAGCCAGTCACAGTAAAAATGCCTCCAGAGTTGACGATAGCGCCCCCTATAGTTGCTTTGTTATTAGAGAATATACAATCAGTCACAATACAAATACCTCCTCCAGATCCAATAGCACCACAATTTTTATATGCTTTATTGCCAGTGAAAGTACAGCCAGTCACCGTACAACTACCCACATTGTAGATAGTACAATAATCTGCTGTGTTATTGGTGAAGTTACAGTCAGTCACTGTTAGGTTACCCCTATTAAAGATAGCACTACCATAATCTCTGTATCCGTTGACTATTGTTAGGTTCATAACGAAGACACTCACATCATTGGGAATTTGGAATATCCAGTTGGTGTTTGTTCCGTTGATTATGGTTCCTGTTTGACTTTGCCCAGTGATGGTCATGTTCTTGTTGATTGTTATGTTGGTGTTGTTTACTCCACTGTATTGTCCGTCCGCGATGTTTATTACTCCATTTGGATCTAAATTGTCTACTCCTTTTTGTATGGTGAGATAAGGATTATCTGCAGTACCAGTTCCTGAAGTATCGTTTCCTGTAGTGTTTACATAGATTTCGTTAGTTGCAGAAACAGTACACACGCAGAAGACTATTACTAAGCTTATAAGCAGTAATGGAATGAAATTTTTTATCCTTTGTATTCTTATTTTTTCACCTCCTTTATGCATGATTAATGTCATTAATACTATTAATTGAAATATTGTTTACATGTTAGTATATAATAAGTATGCACATTCATTGTCAAATAGAAAAATGTAAGTATTTAATTTAAATTTTTAAATATAATTTTAAATCAAAAATAGGGAATTATAATTATCAAATAGTAAAAAAACATACAAAAAAGGTTTTATTCATCTTCTAAAGACTCCTGAATCCTCTCTACAATACACACCCTATTCCATCCCACCACACCTTCAGCAATTTTCTCCAAGTCCCCAGGTACTTCTTCCATACCATAGGGACGAATTAGAATTATGGGTTTTTTTAACTCTTGAGCAATATCAACCTGTTCCTGTATTAGATCATGGTGACGTGAGTAAAGTCCGGTGAGTATAACCACCGCGTCTGCTGGTTCAATTTGTTCCTTTAATTGGTCAGGAGTGTTTTCACCAGGCACACCATGGTCTTCCCATTCAAAGTCCGGAGCTTCGATTAATCTCCGGATAAAGGTAAGATACTCCTCATCTCCCTCTCCATTATGGCTGATAAATAAGTTATAAACTCTTAAATCTTCTTCAAACATAATTATCCCCCAATTGTTATGTAATTGGTTTAAAATATGGTTATAAATCCATTTAATTTTAATGAATTAGTTTAATTTTATTGAATGTAGTTTTATTGAAATAGTTTTAATAAAATTTGGATGGTAAGTATTTTTCTATTTATAGTATCAGACATAAATATAATAGATAATCAGTCACTGATAATTATTAAAATCTATTCGGGGGGTTTAATGAAAAAGAGGCCATCATTACGTCCTAGGAAAAAATCCAGATCGAATAGTCGAAAAATTCTGATGGTCAATAAGAAATTATTGGGGATAGGGGCACTGGTCGTCTTATTTTTATGTGGCTTTATTATAACCAACTATTCTCCCTCTCAAACCACATTACTTGTCAATGGATCAGAAATTAAGAGTTCTTCTAATTATAAAATAATGGTTATAGATAACTCTACCGGGGGAGATGTGTCCAATAATACTGTACTGATGAAGAACATCAACAAAACCCCAATAATAGGTGAGTTGATGGAAGCAGCTAAAAAAGGCACTCCCTTGATTATATTTGGTGATGGTAGCCAACCCAGAGTTATGCTGGTTGCAGGGGTTCACGGGGCAGAATTACCCTCTCAGATCGCTTTAACCAATCTTATCAACCACCTTAATGGAAAACAGATAAACGGAACTGTGTACATCATCCCTTTTGCTATTCCAAACAACACTGCAACCTGCACCCGCCTAAACAACGGGATAGATCCGGATCGAGAGGCTAATAATCCCGGAACTCCCTTAAATAGTATTATCAACGCTTCTGTGAATAGTAATGTTACCATGCTGGTTGATTTTCATTCTGCTCAACCCAATGATATTCCTGGTAAAAATTGCATTATTTACGATCCTAAAAATCCTAAAAGTCTGGAATTAGCCCGTTATATTAGTAATAGAAGTGGATCTCCATTAGTGGATGTTGGACCCTACCCTGGTGTTCTTTCCACAGTAAGCAACCGTAATGGAATCACATCGGTGGTGTGTGAAGTTTTATCGTCCCATAACAGTACGAATCCTGGAAGTGTTGAACTTTCATACCAGTATATGTTGACTTTTTTAGAGTATTCCGGTATTTACAATAACACTGACTGAGAGATCCGGAATAGTTTAAAATTAAATTAAAAGCCCATGAAATTGATAATTAATTATTTAGTTTATTGATAAAAATTAATTAATTTAATAAAAAATAATCAATCTAATTAAAAGAATTTATATTAAAGAATCTAATTAAAAAAATAGAACTTTAATCTGCTTTTAACTCAGCAGTTAATTGTTTCTTTTTATCTTCATCATGAAGCCATGTTTTAACTTCCTTCCAGACAACATTGCATTTATCATCGGCTTTCATCCCCACCACATTCCGAATGGCAAGGTCCACTTCTTTCCGTTCCTTCTTGTCTTCTGGATGTAAATCTGCTTCGTTTAGGACATCTTTCATGTGCCTTAGGTAACAGCTCATATAACATTACTCCTTTGGCGTGTATTATTCGGCCATAGTGCTTCAATTAACTTAAGCCATAACTCTAAACTATAATATAGATGATACTCTTAATAGTTTTAATTGAAAGAAATAATAAATCTCCCAATGGAAATGAGTAAATAATGATTAGTGTCAAATATTAATTATAAGCTTCATTGTTATCATCTATTAATGTTAAATTTGTTTATAGTGGTTTCGGGTAGTAAAAATCATTAATCATTACAATATTTTTCATACGTTAACTTAGAAGTAGTTATAAACAGGATTAGATAGGTATTAATGGGTGAAAATGGTAAAATGAAAGACAATTTCAAAGTAGCACTGTGCCAGATGAAAGTAGTGGAGGATAAGGGTGAGAACATTGCCCGTGCACTGGCCATGATCAGTGAAGCTGCCTCACAATCGGATCTGGTGATATTACCTGAAATGTGGAATTGTCCCTATCAAACCTCCCTTTTCCCAGAGTATGCGGAGGAAATGGAGGACAGTATCACATTAGATGCTGTTTCTGAAGCTGCAAAACAGGGCAGTGTTTATATTGTGGCTGGTTCCATCCCTGAAAAACATAACGGGAAGGTCTACAATTCCAGCTTCATCTTCAACCCTCCTGGTGAGATTATAGGAGTCCACCGTAAAGTTCACCTTTTTGACATTGATGTGCCTGGGGAAATTAGTTTCAAGGAATCAACAACCCTCACTGCCGGTAACCAGATCACAGTAGTGGACACACCCCTATGTAAAATAGGGATCTGTATCTGTTATGATATACGATTCAGCGAATTATTACGCCTGATGGCACTGGAAGGGGCTCAGCTGATAGTTGTACCTGGAGCTTTCAACCTCACCACCGGACCTGCCCACTGGAAACCATTAATCCGGGTTAGGGCTGTGGATAACCAGGTTTTCATGGCTGCTGCCTCACCAGCCAGGGATCCTGATGCTACATATGTGGCTTATGGTCATTCTATGGTTTGCGATCCATGGGGAACAGTTTTAAAAGAGGCGGGAACAGATGAGGAAATAATATACATTCCCATTGACTTAAAAATGATCCCAAAAATTCGGCAGGAGCTTCCCCTCCTTAAAAACCGACGAACTGACCTATACCAATTAAAGAAAAAAAAGATTGATTGAATAATTTTAGCAAAAAATAGGATCATTATGGAATATATATTGGCATGGACCAGCGAAAAATAAAAAAGTTTGTTTAAACTAGGACATTTTAACTTAAGGGACATCTTAACTAAAGAGCATCTTAAACTAAGGGCCAGCTTAACTAAAGGGCAGAGTTTCTAACTAAAATTCTATTTAAATAAAAAAAAACTATGATCCAGAATTTATTTCTGAATCTTTTTTAAGGCCTTATTGCATGCCTTTTTAAATTCTTTATCCCCGGTAGCAGCACGACGGGCTTTTTTAATGGGGTCAATACCCTGTTCATCTCCAATATCACCCAGTGCCTTAACTGCTGCTACCCTTACACCCCAATCTTCATCAGTAAGGGTATCAATAAGTGGGTCCACTGCAGCAGCACTGCCTATCTCGCCCAGTGCCTTGGAGGCGAACTTTCGCACACTCCAATCCTTATCAGAAAGGGATTCCACCAACTGGTCAACCACAGTATCGCTTTTAATGTCCTTAAGGGCCAAAGTGGCGTACCTGCGGATATTCCCCTCATCGTTTTTCAATATGGCAACCAGTGGCTCAATAGCGGGTTCACCAATTTTACCCAGTGATTTAGCGGATGTGAATCTAACTTGAGGATTATCATCTTCCAGTGCAGTGATTAATGGTCCAATAACATCTGGATTGTCTGTTTCACCCAACTTTTCTGCAGATTCTTTTCTTTTTTCAGGATCATCATCTGTTAAATTTTCTAATAATACTTTTAACCCGTTATTATCATCCGTTGACATGTTTATTCCTCCAAGCTTCTCAAGAAACATTTTTTATTTTCCTGTATATTAAACTAACTGGAAAAATAAGACTTGAAATAGGGTTAAATTGATGGGGATGATTAAAATTTTTTAAAATGAATTAAATTTAAAAATACATATTCACAAACCATTTCTACGACAGATATTCATCTTCATTGAAAGTGATGATTATTTGAGTTCCTCCCTCCTGGTGAACCATAATTTCTCCCTCGATTTGTCCGATGAGATTTTTAACAAGTTGTAATCCAAGAGTATCAGTTTTCTGAACATCCAAGTCGGGGGGCAGTCCGATCCCATCATCATCCACTATCATAACGTAATTTTCAGCTTCTTTGAAAAATTCAATGGTTATGGTTCCATATTCTCCATTGGGGAACGCATATTTCATGGAGTTGGTTAAAAGTTCGTTTAATATGAGGCCCAATGGAATGGCGGTGTTAATATCTAAATTCAGGTCTTCCAGTTCCATTACCAGTTCCACCCGCTCGGGATATCTTAAAAAGGAATTAAAAAGGTCACGGGCTAGGTGACGTATGTAATCTCCGAAGTTGATCTTTTTAAAATTATCGGATCGATAGAGTTTTTCATGGATAAGTGCCATGGACTTAGCCCGGGTCTGAATCTGTCGGAATATCTCCTTGGCCTGTTCATCCTCAATATCTGCAGAGGTGAGATTGAGTAAGCTGGCCATGATCATCAGGTTATTTTTGGTGCGGTGGTGAATTTCCCGGACCAGCATTTCCTTATCATTTAAAGCTTTTTTTAATTTTTCTTCAGCCCGTTTTCTAAGCAGTGCTTCAACAATGGTAGTGGAAATGCTTCCCAAAGCTTTACTATCCGAAAAATCATAGCCCGATTCCTTGTTACCCAATCCAATTAAACCCATGAATTCACCATTCCTTAACAGAGGAGCCAGAAGAATATTCTTAAGGAAGGGATGATCTCCGGGTAAAAAATCCATATTAAGGATGGAAAGATCATTATATATTATGGGATATTTGGTACTTTTCAGTTGTTCCCAGATATCATTGATCATGAAGTTTTTAAGCATGGGATCAAAGTCAAGATCTTCCATCTGAAAGTTTTCAAGTAGTGATTCACTAAAGATTAGGGTGTTGAATTCATCATCTGCATTTATTTCACATATAAAACCAAATTCACTCTGTGTGATGTCTTCACAAACCGTGAGGCAAGTTTTTCTCAGTTCTTCTTCGGTTTCTGATATGATGGCTTCGGTTAAAATAGTTCCCATGGATCTGTGGATTTCATTTTGCCTGCTTAAAAGTAGTTCATATTCTTTCCTCTCGGTTATATCCCGGGCCACACCAAGAACCTTTTCAACACTTCCATCTGGGTTTTTAAGGGGAATGAGGAGGGTGTCCAGCCACATGGAATCCGGGGACATGGTTACCAAGTTCTCGCCCCGCACAGTATTTCCGATTTCAAACACCCTTTGCAAATATTTACTCTGTAATTCATTGGTTTCTGGAGGGAATAATTCACATCGGGGTTTACCCAGTACCTTATCAGGGTTGAGTTTCCATTTGCGCGATGCATATTCATTGATGTATTCTAAGTTGTCTTCACGGTTGATGATAAACACAAAATCTTCCACAGCCTCAGCAAGGGTCCTGTACCTGTTTTCACTTTCGGTTATTTTTGACAGTGCCTGGTTACGTTCGGTTACATCTAAAATCGATGCTAAAGTTCTTTTTGTTCCAGGTATGAGACAAATATTGGCGAAAATGTCTTTAATGTTTCCATGTTTATCAATGATACGGAATTCATAACTATTCGGAGTAGATATTGAATTACTGGATCTTAACTTCTGATATTCCCTCATTTTGGGCTGATATTCAGGTAACACAAAGTCCTGCCATGTTTTTTGACCCATTATCTCGTAGGGCAGGTATCCGAATATTTTTTCTGTTTCAGAGTTGGCCAGGGATATAGTGTTGTCTTCTTCAATTATAAGGGTGGCAGTTCCATTATGTTCAAAGATGGTTTTATAATAAGCAACTGATTGCCGTAAGGATTCTTTAGTCTTTTTAAGGTTGGTCAGATCAGTGAAACTCCACACCCTTCCCATCACCTTATTTCCAATTATCTGTGGCTGTGAATAGCGCTGGTATACACGCCCATCCTTAAATTCTATTATGTCCGAGCTGATTTCTCTAGGGTTCTGATACAGTTCTTCTATTTTTGATCTAAACTCGGAAGGATCTTTCAATTCATCCATCACATGTTCCAGGAGATCTGCATCATATCTGGGATTAAGTATGGATGGAGGAATACCCCACATTTCCAGAAATTTCTGATTATAACTGGTTATTATTCCATGGTTATTAACCACCAGTATTCCATTAGCAACGGATTCCATGGTTGCTTTTTGAAGAGAAAGGGATTCTTGCAGTGAATCTTCCATTAATTTAAGATCAGTGATGTCAGTTGCAAAGATGGAGATGGCTATTATCTCATCATCTGATTTAACTGGGGAGATATATACTTTAATATATCGAACTTCATCTTCATTACCTAAAAAGAATGATTTAAACGGCTTATTAGTTTTTTTATTGAATATAAAAGCAATAGAATTAGTGTATTTATGAAGCTCTTCTGGAGGTATGATTGCAAGATGTGACAGTAGCGTGGGGTTTTTATTATTGATATGGGAAATAAGGTTGGCAACAGAATGATTTACCTCTAAAATTTCACCATCTAACCCTATCAGGAGGATGTAATTGGGTGAAATTTCGAATATTTCCTCCTTAAATGCAAGTTCATTTTTTAGCTTAGATATTTCATTTTCTAAAATATTAACCCGGTTTAAATCTTTCAAACCCGCATTATTTTTTGTCATTAATTATCCCCTTTAGACTTGTATTGTGCTACTGGGATACTTGCCAATAATGTTTCCAAATTTTTTTTATCAATACCGCCATCGTTTCATTTAAATATGTTAATGCATTGTCTCACAACACCATATATTTAATTACATATTCATGTGAGGTGTGTCACATGAAACCGGTAATTTTGTGAATATAAGAAAATATCTAATTTGCAGATATAAGAAATATATGATTTGTAGATATAAGAAATATCTGAAAATCATTTTTTTAAATAAATATTACAATTTCAAAAAATTTAGAATAATAAAAGATTTAGGGAGTGGTACTGTCCATATCATAATTGAACTTGCACACTGATTGTAGGATACCGGTGGTGGGTTCTTCTTTAACACTTCCCGGTAGATTGGTCCAGGAGTAGGTTAGCTGCATAATGCTCTGGCAGATGAGGCATAGAAAGACGTCTTTAGGTCGGGCTGGTGACCATGAACATTTTTTAACAGTCATCGCCCCCAGGGTTGTTCTGGAACGTGTTAAAACCTTAAAGCCCAGGTTTTCGTATAGGTGTGAAATCCAGGAAAGGTATATCCTCATTTTATCCTCGTCAGAGAGACTATCATAGGTTTCCTGGCTGTTCTCTCTAACATACTGATGAAATAATGGTTTCATATTCTGCTCGAAAAGCCGCATGAAGCGGGAGAGGAATACACTTCTCTCAGAGATGGGGATGTTGGTTACCAGTTCTGGCAGGGCACTGCGCATAAATATCTGAACATCCTTTAACCCCGCCTTTTTCTCATCTGCTAGTTCTTTTTGTCTAGTTTCATGGTTTTTCAATGATAATTGAACATTATTGCGCAATTCTGCTTCTTCAATTGGTTTGATTAGATAAGCGTTGGCTTTAGTGTCAATCATCCGGTTAAATGTTTCCACATCATCCAGTGCAGTTAAATAGATCAGGGGAATGTCCATGAAACTTTTAATAATGGTGGCAGCATCTATACCATCCATGTCTCCCTTTAAGGTAATATCCATAAGGATTAAATCCGGTTTAATTGAGAATGCTTCATGTATTGCTTCATTCCCTGTTTTTGCAGTGGAAGGCACATGGTATCCCAGGGATTGTAAACATTCCTGGATCTCAATGGCACTGATTCCCTCATCTTCCACCACTAAAATTGTCTCCCCAGCCATTTTATCACTATAAACCCTGATTTGACACATTCAAAACTTCGATATATGGAATATGGTATATTTTAACATATAAATCTATTAGGTACTATTATTTCCGGAGCTATTTTTTTATAAACCCGAGCTTTTTTTATATAACCCTTATTTGACTGTAGTGATTATTTATTATAGATTCTACCTTATAGGTGTCTGTTGGTGTGAACTGGTGAAATTTGGGCGTAAATTTGGAAAAAATATTTTTAAACTGGAGTTAATCTTATTATGTCAATTAGGAGGAGGTGATAACGGCTGGAAAAAGACAGCAATAATAACCGTGTTTGTAGTTCTCCTTTGGATCCTACCCATTTATGCCATGGATTCTGGTAACACAACAACTAATCTGAGTGTTAACTCAACCGGGCATCACAACCAGACACTTAATGATTCTAGTGGGGACCAGGATCTGCATAACCAGATAATGGTCCTTAAAAGCGCACCTTCAGAGAAGTATAAAGATGAAGGATTTACATCTAAGAATACTGCAAATACTGGAAGAAATGCGCTTGCTACGCCAGAAAAACGAAACTGCGCGTTCGGTCAGATATTACCTGGAACTGGAAACCCAGTCCTCAGAACTGGAAAGTCTGATGCGCAGTATAATCAGAGGGTGAGGGATTAATAATCCCTCTTTTTAAACTTTTTTTAGAATATGAGACAGTTTAATATAAAAAGAAAATTGACAAGGGTTATCCTAGTCTTCCATCCCGTAATTTTCAAGATACCACTCAATAAGCTCCCCGGCAATGCTCATCTGTGATGGTACCCGGGGAAGTTCATCTGCACTGAACCACTGGGCATCTATTATTTCCTTCCCATCCACCTGTATCCTGCCACTTTCATAATCTGCAGTGAAGGCAATCATCAGACTGTTGGGATAGGGCCAGGGTTGGCTTCCGAAATATTTTATATTATTCACCTTTAAACCTACTTCCTCCATGGTCTCCCTTTGGACTGCTTCGGTTAATGTCTCACCAGGTTCCACAAAACCAGCGATGAGTCCATACATATTCCCTGGTGTGCGGGTGTGCAGGGCCATGAGTAGTTTACCATCATTGATTATGGCGGTGATAACAGCCGGTGATAGGCGGGTGAAACTAATAAAACCACATTCAGGGCAGATCTTAGCCATCTCATCATCCTTGGTCACAGTGGGACTACCACATTTACCGCAAAACTGATGAGTCCTATCCCAGTTAGCGATCTGGGAAGCCCGGCCTGCTAGAAGATAGAGATCTTCGTCCATCACTTCATAAAGTGAACGTAAATCCCTTAAAACCATTCCCTCCGGGGCATCTATTTCATTTTCAATCTCCCCCGAATAACAGGGATGACCATTGAATGTGCCCAGGTAATGGGACTTCCCTGGTGAAATATTAAGTTCTTCTAAATTCCTTAAAAATGGAATCTTAACCTGGTTATCAGAAAGTTCTACCAGCATTTTATGGGAATTAAAAAGAAACCAGTAGGCATCTATCCTATTTTCTTTATTAGGTGTGAATTCTGGTATATACCGTTTGTAAATACTTTCCCGCTGCATAAATATGATATTATGGTTTGGAATAAATAATTATTCCCTGTT is part of the Methanobacterium sp. genome and harbors:
- a CDS encoding succinylglutamate desuccinylase/aspartoacylase family protein: MKKRPSLRPRKKSRSNSRKILMVNKKLLGIGALVVLFLCGFIITNYSPSQTTLLVNGSEIKSSSNYKIMVIDNSTGGDVSNNTVLMKNINKTPIIGELMEAAKKGTPLIIFGDGSQPRVMLVAGVHGAELPSQIALTNLINHLNGKQINGTVYIIPFAIPNNTATCTRLNNGIDPDREANNPGTPLNSIINASVNSNVTMLVDFHSAQPNDIPGKNCIIYDPKNPKSLELARYISNRSGSPLVDVGPYPGVLSTVSNRNGITSVVCEVLSSHNSTNPGSVELSYQYMLTFLEYSGIYNNTD
- a CDS encoding HEAT repeat domain-containing protein, producing MSTDDNNGLKVLLENLTDDDPEKRKESAEKLGETDNPDVIGPLITALEDDNPQVRFTSAKSLGKIGEPAIEPLVAILKNDEGNIRRYATLALKDIKSDTVVDQLVESLSDKDWSVRKFASKALGEIGSAAAVDPLIDTLTDEDWGVRVAAVKALGDIGDEQGIDPIKKARRAATGDKEFKKACNKALKKIQK
- a CDS encoding response regulator codes for the protein MAGETILVVEDEGISAIEIQECLQSLGYHVPSTAKTGNEAIHEAFSIKPDLILMDITLKGDMDGIDAATIIKSFMDIPLIYLTALDDVETFNRMIDTKANAYLIKPIEEAELRNNVQLSLKNHETRQKELADEKKAGLKDVQIFMRSALPELVTNIPISERSVFLSRFMRLFEQNMKPLFHQYVRENSQETYDSLSDEDKMRIYLSWISHLYENLGFKVLTRSRTTLGAMTVKKCSWSPARPKDVFLCLICQSIMQLTYSWTNLPGSVKEEPTTGILQSVCKFNYDMDSTTP
- a CDS encoding right-handed parallel beta-helix repeat-containing protein — protein: MHKGGEKIRIQRIKNFIPLLLISLVIVFCVCTVSATNEIYVNTTGNDTSGTGTADNPYLTIQKGVDNLDPNGVINIADGQYSGVNNTNITINKNMTITGQSQTGTIINGTNTNWIFQIPNDVSVFVMNLTIVNGYRDYGSAIFNRGNLTVTDCNFTNNTADYCTIYNVGSCTVTGCTFTGNKAYKNCGAIGSGGGICIVTDCIFSNNKATIGGAIVNSGGIFTVTGCTFTDNSATDRGGAIASQDNTLSAHYNRFYNNTATAGGNAIYCQSSSVNATLNWWGSNTDPSTIPKLILADPGASVWSDPWLYMTINATPTIINNTQTSLITVSFNNYSSDGTTYTEFDPSLGHIPDGIPVTFSLTKGPFGTLTAPFTVNILGGLASILFTASNVGVQDVNGTLDDQNVTASISILAAHVDLDTFYADYDEFINNNHNIVPITGPVNYLDHVIVVFKATNMGPNPVTYLVLREDWPSELIGTGDVWHTFDGINWNQESYLAQGSFNMYPTYAGPLDMGDVCLCVFGATVNASNTIITSTVSTTEQEPIDDEGFDTASADLEVKQYAAATITKTANINRPNVGETVIFTIVTTNNGPDTANNMVVIDTLPVGLDFVSCTDGGVWDPVTRTVTWPSAVVLNGANVTYYLTALVNSTSFAGTNVTNVVNETHTEYPNNSTTNCTIYVPKSDLYIQITSNNNNPTVGETFTLRYKLGNKGPDDALNVTITIPIPDGFVISKIEGDGTWTIVGNNIIWTMTNVTVGDPDLYVSGWTRWAGSFLFSASITSDTFNLNSLGVSSFSLNTIPQVNAATTTTSSNSVGMQTTGAPLAPLVLAILSVLSGLMATRKK
- a CDS encoding carbon-nitrogen hydrolase family protein, whose translation is MKDNFKVALCQMKVVEDKGENIARALAMISEAASQSDLVILPEMWNCPYQTSLFPEYAEEMEDSITLDAVSEAAKQGSVYIVAGSIPEKHNGKVYNSSFIFNPPGEIIGVHRKVHLFDIDVPGEISFKESTTLTAGNQITVVDTPLCKIGICICYDIRFSELLRLMALEGAQLIVVPGAFNLTTGPAHWKPLIRVRAVDNQVFMAAASPARDPDATYVAYGHSMVCDPWGTVLKEAGTDEEIIYIPIDLKMIPKIRQELPLLKNRRTDLYQLKKKKID
- the nudC gene encoding NAD(+) diphosphatase, whose protein sequence is MQRESIYKRYIPEFTPNKENRIDAYWFLFNSHKMLVELSDNQVKIPFLRNLEELNISPGKSHYLGTFNGHPCYSGEIENEIDAPEGMVLRDLRSLYEVMDEDLYLLAGRASQIANWDRTHQFCGKCGSPTVTKDDEMAKICPECGFISFTRLSPAVITAIINDGKLLMALHTRTPGNMYGLIAGFVEPGETLTEAVQRETMEEVGLKVNNIKYFGSQPWPYPNSLMIAFTADYESGRIQVDGKEIIDAQWFSADELPRVPSQMSIAGELIEWYLENYGMED
- a CDS encoding TIR domain-containing protein — translated: MFEEDLRVYNLFISHNGEGDEEYLTFIRRLIEAPDFEWEDHGVPGENTPDQLKEQIEPADAVVILTGLYSRHHDLIQEQVDIAQELKKPIILIRPYGMEEVPGDLEKIAEGVVGWNRVCIVERIQESLEDE
- a CDS encoding PAS domain S-box protein; translation: MTKNNAGLKDLNRVNILENEISKLKNELAFKEEIFEISPNYILLIGLDGEILEVNHSVANLISHINNKNPTLLSHLAIIPPEELHKYTNSIAFIFNKKTNKPFKSFFLGNEDEVRYIKVYISPVKSDDEIIAISIFATDITDLKLMEDSLQESLSLQKATMESVANGILVVNNHGIITSYNQKFLEMWGIPPSILNPRYDADLLEHVMDELKDPSEFRSKIEELYQNPREISSDIIEFKDGRVYQRYSQPQIIGNKVMGRVWSFTDLTNLKKTKESLRQSVAYYKTIFEHNGTATLIIEEDNTISLANSETEKIFGYLPYEIMGQKTWQDFVLPEYQPKMREYQKLRSSNSISTPNSYEFRIIDKHGNIKDIFANICLIPGTKRTLASILDVTERNQALSKITESENRYRTLAEAVEDFVFIINREDNLEYINEYASRKWKLNPDKVLGKPRCELFPPETNELQSKYLQRVFEIGNTVRGENLVTMSPDSMWLDTLLIPLKNPDGSVEKVLGVARDITERKEYELLLSRQNEIHRSMGTILTEAIISETEEELRKTCLTVCEDITQSEFGFICEINADDEFNTLIFSESLLENFQMEDLDFDPMLKNFMINDIWEQLKSTKYPIIYNDLSILNMDFLPGDHPFLKNILLAPLLRNGEFMGLIGLGNKESGYDFSDSKALGSISTTIVEALLRKRAEEKLKKALNDKEMLVREIHHRTKNNLMIMASLLNLTSADIEDEQAKEIFRQIQTRAKSMALIHEKLYRSDNFKKINFGDYIRHLARDLFNSFLRYPERVELVMELEDLNLDINTAIPLGLILNELLTNSMKYAFPNGEYGTITIEFFKEAENYVMIVDDDGIGLPPDLDVQKTDTLGLQLVKNLIGQIEGEIMVHQEGGTQIIITFNEDEYLS